One Aphidius gifuensis isolate YNYX2018 linkage group LG3, ASM1490517v1, whole genome shotgun sequence DNA window includes the following coding sequences:
- the LOC122853365 gene encoding protein madd-4 isoform X3 gives MEIMQHLFILICLVGMVCSDTSTVGNSFSTEIFDDNESLAQNSTWSEWSAWSKWSGCSRSCGGGLSRQHRRCKKKPCKGKTGSTKYKICNSQPCHDLSDFRGEQCASFDNVPYSGQLLKWYPYYDSTRPCSLICRGIQTYRSLASSLSSLRPMQRLILIANETANKIDGGLTSGSLIDNNDEDLDSDETIVVQLAEKVIDGTKCNNDPDSFDVCIGGNCMKVGCDEKVGSNKTFDSCGICGGNSTSCQRKYAWTLATISACSKSCGGGMKMTMAICQSTHGEMVVEDVNCDAKEKPMETLLPCNTHDCETKWLTSEWGKCSATCGGGVKTRSVFCTEEYANKTTKLPDRRCIASRRPRNQKNCNIISCPMWETSEWSQCSATCGFATRTRTIECRDGEGRLSSDCDPTERPGNEQECKTSTCPGFSGDKFDPTIQSSESPPTPEKLIAEEMPSKPTFIVDNWSTCSATCGEGIRHRDVHCKIFLEFSRTMAKLPDHQCAGTKPQATERCMLRQCEQDENNYSYGIDTVRDSGYEDTNLMDSYKLSGLSGAGAGGDYDSGVKVAPGSSGQTTYSWKEGGYSACSASCLGGVQDLIINCVSDDTGKTVIPLLCTAETKPESRVRTCNDHACPPRWNYSDFGACNSECGIGMQTRDVTCIHEVARGPGNTVVVSSHMCPTPAPVDRQHCNVWDCPPKWQPGEWSKCSKSCGNGVKRREVVCEQIMAQGHRQNVADRECQGPKPPADKPCNTRSCHENGNSNSHSIISSENSTYIQKDPENKVELKIGMTATVFQGITSIKIRCPVKKFHKAQITWTKDRAEIRKSKKYKINKKGTLRIIDIQFTDAGVYGCIAGQAHSETHLTVKHRTRDQMSSEEILRSGNNVQHRHDVNLDSGSPSSGENLQIDRAAPAYQGTFALGNDDLSHESRPEIQLSGKTTKKPRNKKLRPRPSPSSADSTSNGEYPVTSIHKSYWPFTKNAHAQKRNHRTTPIKQHNPHRHKSSSDSYNFDKMDNNLKYNSADNDMGMFGHNTVIPDEKFGPDEERIFIDDDPYDLDTVVLSIDQLEALEHSKSIIENAKTTTTTQKSTENEFEYSLKNIKTNDIHDNYLRSQRGTNIENKIDNTTTTTSTTTEKLTDVSIEKSKNDTLIISTSTQSSNDENKLTTENKNTPTIPTTIIDELHIDKKPTDQINENPKILSTTSTINLSKNDDDKIFDSGSEMEQIEDSYESELIKYKLNNNMTNNLNNKTLIINNMEKKNNENTKDSDLDGVDLGALEVVSNEDNSEQKISSTTLPSSSTTLPTITTTKTTTKTTTKTTNIDDKNEEKVKEILLNEKNQIESSTPLEILSFETNDSIDDESGDLNIFSTGIKDDMEFKWITTDWSKCSQPCGGGGFQMRGAQCTVRSIKSSINTTQVPSRTVIGASLCEDAGFPMPQKVRPCGANTCPQWYAKEWTPCESSRCFTWKTAMQRREITCRIAEELANGTINMTIVDSKKCDDEIKPPQKQECHNDACKGVWRVGEWSKCTASCEDGIKYRILQCVWFGTKKPAGNVCRDLPRPVVMKPCKNGPCHTSGDLIDELYNLDFIFSDQCTDDSPLCHKVNVMNLCSLYQRQCCKSCREAGHAA, from the exons attTGCTTGGTTGGAATGGTTTGCAGTGACACAAGCACAGTAGGCAACAGTTTTTCGACTGAAATTTTCGATGACAATGAATCACTTGCCCAG aattcAACATGGAGTGAATGGTCAGCATGGTCAAAGTGGTCTGGATGTTCAAG gaGTTGTGGAGGTGGTCTATCCCGTCAACATAgaagatgcaaaaaaaaaccatgcaAAGGAAAAACTGGAagtacaaaatacaaaatatgcAACAGTCAG CCATGTCACGACTTGAGTGATTTTCGAGGTGAACAATGTGCATCCTTTGACAATGTACCTTACAGTGGACAATTGTTAAAATGGTATCCTTACTATGATTCAACAAGACCATGCTCTTTGATTTGTCGTGGAATACAGACATACAGATCTTTAGCATCATCGTTAAGTTCACTTCGTCCAATGCAACGTTTAATACTCATTGCAAATGAAACAGCCAACAAAATTGATGGTGGACTAACAAGTGGTTCTTTGATTGATAATAACGATGAAGATCTTGATTCAGATGAAACAATTGTCGTTCAACTTGCTGAAAAAGTTATTGATGGTACCAAATGTAATAATGATCCAGATAGTTTTGATGTTTGTATTGGTGGTAATTGCATG aaaGTTGGATGTGATGAAAAAGTTGGAAGTAACAAGACATTTGATTCATGTGGTATTTGTGGTGGAAATAGTACGTCATGTCAACGAAAATATGCTTGGACACTTGCAACAATATCAGCATGTTCAAAATCATGTGGAGGTG GCATGAAGATGACTATGGCAATTTGCCAATCTACACATGGCGAAATGGTCGTGGAAGATGTTAATTGTGATGCTAAAGAAAAACCGATGGAAACACTTTTGCCATGTAACACGCATGACTGCGAAACCAA ATGGTTGACTAGTGAATGGGGTAAATGTAGTGCAACATGTGGTGGTGGAGTTAAAACAAGATCGGTTTTTTGTACCGAAGaatatgcaaataaaacaaccaag cTACCGGATCGAAGATGCATTGCCAGTCGTAGGCCgagaaatcaaaaaaattgtaacatAATATCTTGTCCAATGTGGGAAACTAGTGAATGGAGTCAG TGTTCAGCAACATGCGGATTTGCAACAAGAACAAGAACAATTGAATGCAGAGATGGTGAAGGAAGATTATCATCTGATTGTGATCCAACTGAACGACCAGGCAACGAACAAGAGTGCAAAACCAGCACTTGTCCAGgat TTTCTGGTGATAAATTTGATCCAACAATCCAATCCTCAGAATCACCACCAACaccagaaaaattaattgccgAAGAAATGCCTTCAAAACCAAC atttaTCGTTGATAATTGGTCAACATGCAGTGCAACATGTGGTGAGGGTATACGTCATCGTGATGTACACTGTAAAATATTTCTCGAATTTAGTAGAACAATGGCAAAATTACCAGATCATCAATGTGCTGGTACAAAACCACAAGCAACTGAACGTTGTATGCTTAGACAATGTGaacaagatgaaaataattattcatatggTATTGATACTGTTCGTGATAGCGGCTATGAAGATACAAATTTAATggattcatataaattatctgGTCTAAGTGGTGCTGGTGCTGGTGGTGATTACGACAGTGGTGTTAAAGTTGCACCAGGTAGTTCTGGACAAACAACATATTCATGGAAAGAAGGTGGCTACAGTGCATGCTCAGCATCATGTCTTggag GTGTTCAggatttgataattaattgtgtCAGTGATGATACTGGTAAAACTGTTATACCATTACTTTGTACTGCTGAAACAAAACCAGAATCGAGAGTTAGAACTTGCAATGATCATGCTTGTCCACCAAg atggAATTATAGTGATTTTGGTGCATGCAATAGTGAATGTGGTATTGGTATGCAAACAAGAGACGTCACTTGCATTCATGAAGTTGCAAGGGGACCAGGTAACACGGTTGTTGTATCAAGCCACATGTGTCCAACACCAGCACCAGTAGACAGACAGCATTGCAATGTGTGGGATTGTCCACCTAAATGGCAGCCTGGTGAATGGAGcaag tgTTCAAAAAGTTGTGGTAATGGTGTTAAAAGACGTGAAGTTGTTTGTGAACAAATAATGGCACAAGGACACAGACAAAATGTTGCTGATCGTGAATGTCAAGGACCAAAACCACCAGCTGATAAACCATGCAACACAAGATCATGTCATGAAAATGGAAATTCAAATAGtcattcaataatatcaagtgAAAATTCAACATACATACAAAAAGATCCAGAAAAtaaagttgaattaaaaattggaaTGACTGCAACAGTATTTCAAGGAATAACATCAATCAAAATTCGTTGTCCAGTTAAAAAATTCCACaa aGCACAAATTACATGGACAAAAGACAGAGCAGAAATAcgtaaatcgaaaaaatacaaaattaataaaaaaggaaCATTGAGAATAATTGACATTCAATTCACGGATGCTGGAGTTTATGGCTGCAttg CTGGTCAAGCACACTCTGAAACTCATTTAACAGTGAAGCATCGTACGAGAGATCAAATGAGCAGTGAAGAAATATTAAGATCTGGTAATAATGTTCAACATCGTCATGATGTTAACCTAGACTCTGGTTCACCAAGTTCCggtgaaaatttacaaattgataGAGCtg cACCAGCATATCAGGGTACATTTGCACTTGGAAATGATGATTTGAGTCATGAATCACGTCCGGAAATTCAATTATCTGGTAAGACAACTAAAAAACcacgtaataaaaaattacgtcCACGACCGAGTCCTTCATCAGCAGACTCAACATCAAATGGAGAATATCCAGTCACATCAATTCataag tCATATTGGCCATTCACCAAGAACGCCCATGCACAAAAAAGAAATCACCGAACAACACcaataaaacaacataatCCTCACCGTCACAAATCTTCATCGGACAgctataattttgataaaatggaCAACAATTTAAAGTACAACAGTGCTGACAATGACATGGGTATGTTTGGCCACAACACAGTGATACCTGATGAAAAATTTGGACCAGATGAAGAGCGAATATTCATCGATGATGATCCATATGATTTAGACACTGTTGTTCTTTCAATTGATCAGCTAGAAGCACTCGAACattcaaaatcaataattgaaaatgcaaaaacaacaacaacaacacaaaaatcaactgaaaatgaatttgaatattctttaaaaaatattaaaacgaaTGATATTCATGATAATTATCTTCGAAGTCAAAGAGGtacaaatatagaaaataaaattgataatacaacaacaacaacatcaacaacaacagaaaaattaactgatgtatcaattgaaaaatcaaaaaatgatacattaattatttcaacatcaactcaatcatcaaatgatgaaaataaattaacaactgaaaataaaaatactccaACAAttccaacaacaataattgatgaattgCATATTGATAAAAAGCCAACAGATCAAATTAATGAAAAcccaaaaatattatcaacaacatcaacaataaatttatcaaaaaatgatgacgataaaatatttgattcgGGCAGTGAAATGGAACAAATTGAGGATTCATATGAGAgtgaattgataaaatataaattaaataataacatgacaaataatttaaataataaaactttgattataaataatatggaaaaaaaaaataatgaaaatacaaaagacAGTGATTTGGATGGTGTTGATCTTGGAGCATTGGAAGTTGTTAGTAATGAAGATAACagtgaacaaaaaatatcatcaacaacattaccatcatcatcaacaacattaccaacaataacaacaacaaaaacaacaacaaaaacaacaacaaaaacaacaaatattgatgataaaaatgaagaaaaagtaaaagaaattttattaaatgaaaaaaatcaaattgaatCATCAACTCCATTGGAAATACTTTCATTTGAAACAAATGATTCGATTGATGATGAATCTggtgatttaaatatattcagtacag GAATAAAAGATGATATGGAATTTAAATGGATCACAACTGATTGGTCAAAATGTTCACAACcttgtggtggtggtggttttcaa ATGAGAGGTGCACAGTGTACGGTACgttcaataaaatcaagtataaatacaacacaagtACCATCAAGAACAGTCATTGGTGCTTCACTTTGTGAGGATGCTGGTTTTCCAATGCCACAAAAAGTACGTCCTTGTGGTGCAAATACATGTCCACAATGGTATGCCAAAGAATGGACTCCTTGTGAATCATCAAGATGCTTTACATGGAAAACTG ctatGCAAAGACGAGAAATAACTTGTCGTATTGCTGAAGAATTGGCGAATGGAACAATAAACATGACAAttgttgattcaaaaaaatgtgACGATGAAATAAAACCACCTCAAAAACAGGAATGTCACAATGATGCATGTAAAGGTGTCTGGAGAGTTGGTGAATGGTCCAAg tgCACAGCATCATGTGAGGATGGCATTAAATATAGAATACTACAGTGTGTATGGTTTGGAACAAAAAAACCAGCTGGAAATGTATGTCGTGATTTGCCGCGTCCAGTTGTGATGAAACCTTGCAAAAATGGACCTTGTCATACATCTGGAG ATCTCATTGATGAGCTCTACaatttagattttattttttcagatcAATGTACGGATGATTCACCACTTTGTCATAAAGTTAATGTCATGAATTTATGCTCACTTTATCAAAGACAATGTTGTAAGTCTTGTCGTGAAGCTGGACATGCagcttaa